The Streptomyces sp. NL15-2K genome contains a region encoding:
- a CDS encoding mechanosensitive ion channel family protein: MKRDLTMDDLVIAGIAVVAGLLAAFLLRMLLRWLGKHADRTRWSGDDVIVAALRTMVPAAAIAGGAAAAAAALPLTATVQHNVNQVLTVLLIFVATVAAARVVAGLVRTVTQSRSGVAGSATIFVNITRVLVLAIGFLVVLQTLGISIAPMLTALGVGGLAVALALQDTLANLFAGIHILASKTVQPGDYIRLSSGEEGYVEDINWRQTTVRSLSNNLVVIPNGELAKTNMTNFMRPEQQLTILVQVGVAYDSDLDQVERVTCEVVAEVMTEITGAVPEHEPLVRFHTFGDSRIGFTVILGVGEFSDQYRIKHEFIKRLHRRYRAEGIRIPAPARTVALQQGSVVIPQQRGVEDMDMDGVPSARLD; encoded by the coding sequence GTGAAGCGAGATCTCACCATGGACGACCTGGTCATCGCCGGAATCGCCGTGGTCGCGGGCCTGCTGGCGGCGTTCCTGCTGCGCATGCTGCTGCGCTGGCTGGGCAAGCACGCCGACCGCACCCGCTGGAGCGGCGACGACGTCATCGTGGCCGCTCTGCGGACGATGGTGCCGGCGGCGGCGATCGCGGGCGGTGCGGCCGCCGCGGCGGCGGCGCTGCCGCTGACCGCGACGGTCCAGCACAACGTGAACCAGGTCCTGACCGTGCTGCTGATCTTCGTCGCGACGGTGGCGGCGGCCCGGGTCGTCGCGGGCCTGGTGCGGACGGTCACCCAGTCCCGCTCCGGGGTCGCCGGGTCGGCCACGATCTTCGTCAACATCACCCGGGTGCTGGTCCTGGCGATCGGCTTCCTGGTCGTGCTCCAGACGCTGGGCATCTCCATAGCGCCCATGCTCACCGCCCTGGGCGTCGGCGGCCTGGCGGTCGCTCTCGCTCTCCAGGACACGCTCGCCAACCTGTTCGCGGGCATCCACATCCTCGCCTCCAAGACCGTCCAGCCCGGCGACTACATCCGGCTGAGCAGCGGGGAGGAGGGCTACGTCGAGGACATCAACTGGCGTCAGACGACGGTCCGCTCGCTCTCCAACAACCTGGTCGTCATCCCCAACGGTGAGCTCGCGAAGACGAACATGACCAACTTCATGCGTCCCGAGCAGCAGCTGACGATCCTGGTGCAGGTGGGGGTCGCCTACGACAGCGATCTGGACCAGGTCGAGCGGGTCACCTGCGAGGTCGTCGCCGAGGTGATGACCGAGATCACCGGCGCGGTCCCGGAGCACGAGCCGCTGGTCCGCTTCCACACCTTCGGCGACTCGCGGATCGGCTTCACGGTGATCCTGGGCGTGGGCGAGTTCAGCGACCAGTACCGGATCAAGCACGAGTTCATCAAGCGCCTGCACAGGCGCTACCGCGCGGAGGGCATCCGGATTCCGGCGCCGGCGCGGACGGTGGCGTTGCAGCAGGGCTCGGTGGTGATTCCGCAGCAGCGGGGCGTCGAGGACATGGACATGGACGGGGTGCCTTCGGCCCGTCTCGACTGA
- a CDS encoding NADP-dependent isocitrate dehydrogenase, with protein sequence MTDSTIIYTHTDEAPALATYSFLPVVQAYASQAGVAVETRDISLAGRIIALFPEYLEEGQRVPDALAELGALAKTPEANIIKLPNVSASIPQLKAAIAELQSQGYALPNYPDDPKTDEERDIQARYDKVKGSAVNPVLREGNSDRRAPASVKNYAKTHPHRMGAWTPESKTNVATMGVDDFRSTEKSAVIAEDGALRIELVGDDGTTTVLRESVPVLKDEVVDASVMHVAPLREFLTAQIAKAKADGVLFSVHLKATMMKVSDPIIFGHVVRAFFPKTFAKYGETLAAAGLTPNDGLGGIYKGLESLPEGAEIKASFDAELAEGPELAMVDSDKGITNLHVPSDVIVDASMPAMIRTSGHMWGPDGQEADTLAVLPDSSYSGVYQAVIDDCRAHGAYDPSTMGSVPNVGLMAQKAEEYGSHDKTFEIPTTGTVRLVDRNGDVVIEQTVSAGDIFRACQTKDAPIKDWVKLAVTRARATGNPAVFWLDETRAHDANLIAKVKAYLPEHDTEGLDIRILNPVEATKLSVERIRRGENTISVTGNVLRDYLTDLFPILELGTSAKMLSVVPLMAGGGLFETGAGGSAPKHVQQLVKENYLRWDSLGEFFALVPSLEQYADFTGNSRAKVLADTLDRATATFLNEDKSPTRRVGGIDNRGSHFFLSLYWAQELAQQTDDADLAKAFAPLAETLSANEQKIVDELNAVQGKPADIGGYYQPDPAKAAKIMRPSATWNEVLASL encoded by the coding sequence GTGACTGACTCGACCATCATCTATACGCACACTGACGAGGCCCCGGCCCTGGCGACGTATTCCTTCCTGCCGGTGGTCCAGGCGTACGCCTCGCAGGCGGGTGTCGCCGTGGAGACGCGTGACATCTCCCTGGCCGGGCGCATCATCGCGCTGTTCCCCGAGTACCTGGAGGAGGGACAGCGCGTCCCGGACGCCCTCGCGGAGCTCGGCGCGCTGGCCAAGACGCCCGAGGCCAACATCATCAAGCTGCCGAACGTCTCGGCGTCGATCCCGCAGCTCAAGGCCGCGATCGCCGAGCTGCAGAGCCAGGGCTACGCGCTGCCGAACTACCCGGACGACCCGAAGACCGACGAGGAGCGGGACATCCAGGCCCGCTACGACAAGGTCAAGGGCTCCGCGGTCAACCCGGTCCTGCGTGAGGGCAACTCCGACCGCCGCGCCCCCGCCTCGGTCAAGAACTACGCCAAGACCCACCCGCACCGCATGGGCGCCTGGACTCCGGAGTCCAAGACCAACGTGGCGACCATGGGCGTCGACGACTTCCGCTCCACCGAGAAGTCCGCGGTCATCGCCGAGGACGGTGCCCTGCGCATCGAGCTCGTGGGCGACGACGGCACGACCACCGTGCTGCGCGAGTCGGTCCCCGTTCTCAAGGACGAGGTCGTCGACGCCTCCGTCATGCACGTCGCACCGCTGCGGGAGTTCCTCACCGCGCAGATCGCCAAGGCCAAGGCCGACGGCGTGCTGTTCTCCGTGCACCTCAAGGCCACGATGATGAAGGTCTCCGACCCGATCATCTTCGGTCACGTGGTGCGCGCCTTCTTCCCGAAGACGTTCGCCAAGTACGGCGAGACGCTCGCCGCGGCCGGCCTGACCCCGAACGATGGTCTGGGCGGCATCTACAAGGGCCTGGAGTCCCTGCCGGAGGGCGCCGAGATCAAGGCCTCCTTCGACGCCGAGCTCGCCGAGGGCCCGGAACTGGCGATGGTCGACTCCGACAAGGGCATCACCAACCTGCACGTGCCGTCCGACGTGATCGTGGACGCCTCGATGCCGGCCATGATCCGCACCTCCGGCCACATGTGGGGCCCGGACGGCCAGGAGGCCGACACGCTGGCGGTCCTGCCGGACTCCTCGTACTCCGGCGTCTACCAGGCCGTGATCGACGACTGCCGCGCCCACGGCGCCTACGACCCGTCGACGATGGGCTCGGTCCCGAACGTCGGCCTCATGGCGCAGAAGGCCGAGGAGTACGGCAGCCACGACAAGACGTTCGAGATCCCGACCACGGGCACGGTCCGCCTGGTCGACCGGAACGGCGACGTCGTCATCGAGCAGACCGTCTCCGCCGGTGACATCTTCCGCGCCTGCCAGACCAAGGACGCCCCGATCAAGGACTGGGTGAAGCTGGCCGTCACCCGGGCCCGTGCCACCGGCAACCCGGCCGTCTTCTGGCTGGACGAGACCCGTGCGCACGACGCCAACCTGATCGCCAAGGTCAAGGCGTACCTGCCGGAGCACGACACCGAGGGCCTGGACATCCGGATCCTGAACCCGGTCGAGGCCACGAAGCTGTCGGTGGAGCGCATCCGCCGCGGCGAGAACACGATCTCGGTGACCGGCAACGTCCTCCGCGACTACCTGACCGACCTGTTCCCGATCCTGGAGCTGGGCACCAGCGCCAAGATGCTGTCGGTCGTCCCGCTGATGGCGGGCGGCGGCCTGTTCGAGACCGGCGCCGGCGGTTCGGCGCCGAAGCACGTGCAGCAGCTGGTCAAGGAGAACTACCTGCGCTGGGACTCCCTCGGCGAGTTCTTCGCGCTGGTGCCGTCCCTGGAGCAGTACGCCGACTTCACCGGCAACTCCCGCGCGAAGGTCCTCGCCGACACCCTCGACCGCGCCACGGCGACCTTCCTCAACGAGGACAAGTCGCCGACCCGTCGCGTCGGCGGCATCGACAACCGCGGCAGCCACTTCTTCCTGTCCCTGTACTGGGCGCAGGAGCTGGCCCAGCAGACCGACGACGCGGACCTGGCGAAGGCCTTCGCCCCGCTCGCCGAGACGCTCTCCGCGAACGAGCAGAAGATCGTCGACGAGCTGAACGCCGTCCAGGGCAAGCCGGCCGACATCGGCGGCTACTACCAGCCCGACCCGGCCAAGGCCGCCAAGATCATGCGCCCGTCGGCCACGTGGAACGAGGTGCTGGCGTCCCTGTGA
- a CDS encoding N-formylglutamate amidohydrolase encodes MTPAAPSFAFLPGTDRSPVILHVPHSAREIPTSVRAGIVLDDEGLERELDHITDAHTAELAAEAAGLSAAAPWRFVNRLSRLVVDPERFPDEREEMLAVGMGAVYTRTTHRAVLRPADADPEPLIERYFRPYAQAMTDAVAERLAVAGRAVVVDVHSYPTAALPYELHGEGPRPPVCLGTDSFHTPPELLAAARAAFAGCGDIGLDSPFSGAYVPLDFYGKEPRVSALMVEIRRDLYMSEPGGPAGPGLGQLAAALATLVDAVSR; translated from the coding sequence ATGACCCCAGCCGCACCGTCCTTCGCATTCCTCCCCGGTACCGATCGCTCCCCCGTGATCCTCCATGTACCGCACTCCGCGCGGGAGATACCGACGTCGGTGCGCGCCGGCATCGTGCTGGACGACGAAGGGCTGGAGCGGGAGCTGGACCACATCACCGACGCGCACACCGCCGAGCTCGCCGCCGAAGCCGCCGGGCTGTCGGCGGCCGCCCCCTGGCGGTTCGTCAACCGGCTGTCCCGGCTGGTCGTCGATCCGGAGCGGTTTCCGGACGAGCGGGAGGAGATGCTCGCGGTGGGGATGGGCGCCGTGTACACGCGGACCACTCACCGCGCGGTTCTGCGGCCCGCTGACGCCGATCCCGAGCCGCTGATCGAGAGGTACTTCCGGCCGTACGCGCAGGCCATGACGGACGCCGTGGCCGAACGGCTCGCCGTCGCGGGGCGGGCCGTGGTCGTCGACGTGCATTCCTACCCCACCGCCGCGCTGCCCTACGAACTGCACGGCGAGGGGCCGCGGCCGCCCGTCTGTCTGGGCACCGACTCCTTCCACACCCCGCCGGAGCTGCTCGCCGCGGCGCGGGCGGCGTTCGCCGGGTGCGGGGACATCGGGCTCGACAGCCCGTTCAGCGGGGCCTACGTACCGCTCGACTTCTACGGCAAGGAGCCCCGCGTATCCGCCCTGATGGTGGAGATCCGCCGGGACCTGTACATGAGCGAGCCGGGCGGTCCCGCCGGGCCGGGCCTCGGGCAGCTCGCGGCGGCGCTCGCCACCCTCGTCGACGCCGTGAGCCGCTGA
- a CDS encoding sigma-70 family RNA polymerase sigma factor has product MDRTDVGALVQSAVDGDAAAWKALVEGLSPLVWSVVRAHRLSDADAHEVYQTVWFRFAQHLGRIREPEKAGSWLASTARHECLKVLKSLRRTTPTDDPQVLDRVSEDRTPEQSFLDSEDAAAETERIRRVWQEFEELGDRCRQLLRVLMASPPPSYQEVSAALGIAVGSIGPLRQRCLRRLRARLDARGAL; this is encoded by the coding sequence GTGGACCGTACAGATGTCGGCGCGCTCGTCCAGTCCGCCGTCGACGGTGACGCCGCGGCCTGGAAAGCGCTGGTGGAAGGGCTGAGTCCGCTGGTGTGGTCGGTCGTGCGCGCGCACCGGCTCTCCGACGCCGACGCGCACGAGGTGTACCAGACGGTGTGGTTCCGCTTCGCCCAGCACCTGGGGCGGATCCGCGAACCGGAGAAGGCCGGATCGTGGCTGGCGAGCACCGCACGGCACGAGTGCCTGAAGGTGCTCAAGAGCCTGAGGCGGACGACGCCGACGGACGATCCGCAGGTCCTGGACCGGGTCAGCGAGGACCGTACGCCCGAGCAGTCGTTCCTCGACTCGGAGGATGCGGCCGCCGAGACCGAGCGGATCCGCCGCGTGTGGCAGGAGTTCGAGGAACTCGGCGACCGGTGCAGGCAGTTGCTGCGTGTGCTGATGGCCTCGCCGCCGCCCAGCTACCAGGAGGTGTCCGCCGCGCTGGGCATCGCGGTGGGCAGCATCGGACCGCTGCGCCAGCGCTGTCTGCGCCGCCTCAGGGCCCGACTCGACGCACGGGGAGCGCTGTGA
- a CDS encoding S8/S53 family peptidase: MAPQRFHEQFDQIQRSMPDVPLAMGPDDAAEFLYEKGVVLARDGEEARLVEDTIRSHFTEAPDLTPDHVRRASPQTNRSGITRIQVGDPGQADPAVVHALRALREPEARAGRRLVSRNHVVSIAVNSCPGDEPVPAPLTQGTNPAPAEAGYDRDTAVGVLVIDNGLTHDYASAALLAHVQGDLHGTETDSQGNLQQYIGHGTFIAGLVAAVAPNTNVTVRNTLTDAGAILESEFGEKLFEAVDHNGWPDVISLSAGTSNGRTDGLLGVDAFMRELRTQRTLLVAAAGNNASATPFWPAAYASLPDYENVVLSVGALRGDGEHGACFSNHGPWVNAYAPGERLTSALTGFDAPVPYVYQHSTYDACRYGFTYQCTCQSPRHTGVLSEANAATKPDQVMFEGFAHWSGTSFATPVVAGMIAAHMAAHKETDPRAARQQLLAANTELAEVRGAHVPALRPPTWRPAPVGQRSVGA, encoded by the coding sequence ATGGCACCTCAGCGATTCCACGAGCAGTTCGACCAGATCCAGCGTTCGATGCCCGACGTCCCCCTGGCCATGGGACCCGACGACGCGGCGGAGTTCCTCTACGAGAAGGGCGTGGTCCTCGCCCGCGACGGCGAGGAGGCACGGCTCGTCGAGGACACCATCCGCTCCCACTTCACAGAGGCGCCGGATCTGACGCCCGACCACGTGCGCCGGGCGAGCCCTCAGACCAACCGCTCGGGCATCACCCGTATCCAGGTCGGAGACCCCGGCCAGGCCGACCCGGCTGTCGTGCACGCCCTGCGGGCCCTGCGCGAGCCCGAGGCACGGGCCGGACGCCGCCTGGTCAGCCGCAATCACGTGGTGTCGATCGCGGTCAACTCCTGCCCCGGCGACGAGCCCGTGCCCGCCCCGCTCACCCAGGGCACCAACCCGGCCCCGGCCGAGGCCGGCTACGACCGGGACACCGCCGTCGGTGTCCTCGTCATCGACAACGGCCTCACGCACGACTACGCGTCCGCCGCGCTGCTCGCCCACGTCCAGGGCGACCTCCACGGCACCGAGACCGACAGCCAGGGCAACCTCCAGCAGTACATCGGCCACGGCACGTTCATCGCCGGGCTCGTCGCCGCCGTCGCGCCCAACACGAACGTCACGGTCCGCAATACCCTGACCGACGCGGGCGCCATCCTGGAGTCCGAGTTCGGGGAGAAGCTCTTCGAGGCCGTCGACCACAACGGCTGGCCCGACGTCATCAGCCTCTCCGCCGGCACCTCCAACGGCCGCACCGACGGCCTGCTCGGCGTGGACGCCTTCATGCGGGAACTGCGCACCCAGCGCACCCTGTTGGTCGCCGCGGCCGGCAACAACGCCAGCGCCACCCCCTTCTGGCCCGCCGCCTACGCCTCGCTGCCCGACTACGAGAACGTCGTGCTGTCGGTCGGCGCGCTGCGCGGCGACGGCGAGCACGGCGCCTGCTTCAGCAACCACGGCCCCTGGGTGAACGCCTACGCCCCCGGCGAGCGCCTCACCAGCGCCCTCACCGGCTTCGACGCGCCGGTGCCGTACGTGTACCAGCACTCCACGTACGACGCCTGCCGCTACGGCTTCACCTACCAATGCACCTGCCAGTCGCCCCGGCACACCGGCGTGCTGAGCGAGGCGAACGCCGCCACCAAGCCCGACCAGGTGATGTTCGAGGGGTTCGCGCACTGGAGCGGCACCTCCTTCGCCACCCCCGTGGTCGCCGGGATGATCGCCGCCCACATGGCCGCGCACAAGGAGACCGACCCCCGCGCCGCCCGGCAGCAGCTGCTCGCCGCGAACACCGAACTCGCGGAGGTGCGCGGGGCGCACGTACCGGCGCTGCGCCCGCCCACCTGGCGCCCGGCCCCGGTCGGGCAGCGCTCCGTCGGCGCATGA
- a CDS encoding CHAT domain-containing protein, translating to MVFAAPNEALAKAEGVLDADPTLLDASVAHQVIGIWQRDWGDLRLALHHLRRARDLAARAESADREADVLAALGVALVHAGRTRQGLEALERGVAVSSGHTRARVLFRRAYASWVLGRHREALEDVRRSVPVLRQADDVIWTARALTLRATVHLALGAVDRADADFTAAEALWDTTGQEHDKADAVESRGLAAFRSGDIPAALRLLDEAEERYAKLGTPTFMLNIRRCEVLMAAGLAPEALAEADAAIAVLDGIGGQSTRKAELLLAAARAARLVGDPHTAIARADMAVRLFAGQRRTWWETHARLVLIEARVAAGRGSGRLVADAAAVADRLAAFGAPAAPEASLLAGRMALDLGWTADAERHLAVAARSRHSGPPLARMTGWAAQALRARAAGSGRGVLEACRRGLDVLDDHRMTLGASELRARATAQGAELAALAQRASLDSGGPRRLLRWSERWRATVLSAPPTRPPADPALLGDLTAFREIAARAEEARRDGRSVPALEREQRRLEREIRSRTLHMRGDAPGDGDRFAPARLLERLGDDVRLVELAVLDGRVHVLLCGQGRVRRFEAGLLAEAETEAEHVQAGLRRLAHPGAEARLPVVAAAGRRLEELLLGRAAAQLGPGPVVVVPPGRLHRVPWALLPSLRDRVFSVSPSASSWLRARETAPPPGGRQVLVRGPGLATGGAEVPELADRYGGSTVLEYEEARVPRVLEELDGSALAHIAAHGTFRADSPLFSSLRMADGPLIVHDFERLDRSPYRIILSCCDTARFASVGADELLGLVTALLPLGTAGVVACSAPVNDAAVVPLMLALHKGLSAGLSLAEALRDARAALPGDATHQATGWAFSAFGAA from the coding sequence ATGGTGTTCGCCGCACCGAACGAGGCGCTGGCGAAGGCGGAAGGGGTGCTCGACGCCGATCCCACACTGCTGGATGCCTCCGTCGCCCACCAGGTGATCGGGATCTGGCAGCGGGACTGGGGCGACCTCCGGCTCGCGCTGCACCATCTGCGCCGCGCCCGCGATCTGGCCGCGCGCGCGGAGTCGGCGGACCGGGAGGCGGACGTCCTGGCCGCGCTCGGTGTGGCGCTGGTGCACGCGGGACGCACCCGGCAGGGCCTGGAGGCGCTGGAGCGGGGTGTCGCGGTGAGCAGCGGCCACACGCGCGCGCGGGTGCTGTTCCGGCGGGCCTACGCCTCGTGGGTGCTGGGCCGTCACCGGGAGGCGCTGGAGGACGTGCGCCGGTCGGTCCCCGTGCTGCGGCAGGCGGACGACGTCATCTGGACGGCGCGCGCGCTGACCCTGCGCGCCACCGTGCATCTCGCGCTCGGCGCGGTGGACCGCGCGGACGCCGACTTCACCGCGGCCGAGGCGCTGTGGGACACCACGGGCCAGGAGCACGACAAGGCCGACGCGGTGGAGAGCCGGGGCCTTGCCGCGTTCCGGTCCGGGGACATCCCGGCGGCGCTGCGGCTCCTTGACGAGGCCGAGGAGCGGTACGCCAAGCTGGGCACGCCGACGTTCATGCTGAACATCCGGCGCTGCGAGGTCCTGATGGCCGCCGGGCTCGCCCCGGAGGCGCTGGCCGAGGCGGACGCGGCGATCGCCGTCCTCGACGGCATCGGCGGGCAGTCCACCCGCAAGGCGGAACTGCTGCTGGCCGCCGCGCGGGCGGCCCGGCTGGTGGGCGATCCGCACACGGCGATCGCGCGCGCGGACATGGCCGTACGGCTGTTCGCCGGGCAGCGGCGCACCTGGTGGGAGACGCACGCCCGGCTGGTGCTGATCGAGGCCCGGGTCGCCGCCGGGCGCGGCTCCGGGCGACTGGTCGCGGACGCCGCCGCGGTCGCCGACCGGCTGGCCGCCTTCGGCGCGCCGGCCGCGCCGGAGGCCTCGCTGCTCGCCGGTCGGATGGCGCTCGACCTGGGCTGGACGGCGGACGCGGAACGGCACCTGGCCGTCGCCGCCCGCAGCAGGCACAGCGGGCCGCCGCTGGCCCGGATGACCGGCTGGGCGGCCCAGGCGCTGCGGGCCCGGGCGGCCGGCTCCGGCCGCGGTGTCCTGGAGGCCTGCCGGCGCGGCCTGGACGTGCTCGACGACCACCGGATGACGCTCGGCGCCTCGGAGTTGCGGGCCCGGGCCACCGCGCAGGGCGCGGAGCTCGCCGCGCTGGCCCAGCGGGCCAGTCTCGACTCGGGCGGGCCTCGGCGGCTGCTGAGGTGGAGCGAGCGCTGGCGGGCGACCGTCCTGTCCGCGCCGCCGACCCGGCCGCCCGCCGACCCGGCGCTGCTCGGCGACCTCACCGCGTTCCGCGAGATCGCGGCCCGCGCGGAGGAGGCCCGCAGGGACGGCCGCTCGGTTCCGGCCCTGGAGCGCGAACAGCGGCGGCTCGAGCGGGAGATCCGCTCCCGGACCCTGCACATGCGCGGCGACGCGCCCGGCGACGGAGACCGGTTCGCCCCCGCCCGGTTGCTGGAACGGCTCGGTGACGACGTACGGCTGGTGGAGCTGGCCGTGCTCGACGGGCGCGTCCATGTGCTGCTGTGCGGGCAGGGGCGGGTGCGGCGGTTCGAGGCGGGGCTGCTCGCCGAGGCGGAGACCGAGGCCGAGCATGTGCAGGCCGGGCTGCGGCGGCTGGCCCATCCGGGGGCGGAGGCACGGCTTCCGGTGGTGGCGGCGGCGGGCCGCCGGCTGGAGGAGCTGCTGCTCGGGCGGGCGGCGGCGCAGCTGGGCCCCGGTCCGGTCGTGGTGGTGCCGCCTGGGCGGCTGCACCGGGTGCCGTGGGCGCTGCTGCCCTCGCTGCGGGACCGGGTGTTCAGCGTGTCGCCGTCGGCGAGCAGCTGGTTGCGGGCCCGGGAGACGGCGCCGCCGCCCGGCGGACGGCAGGTGCTGGTGCGCGGCCCGGGGCTGGCGACCGGCGGCGCGGAGGTGCCCGAACTGGCCGACCGGTACGGCGGATCGACCGTGCTGGAGTACGAAGAGGCGCGTGTGCCACGGGTGTTGGAGGAGCTCGACGGCTCGGCGCTGGCCCACATCGCCGCGCACGGCACGTTCCGCGCGGACAGCCCCCTGTTCTCGTCCCTGCGGATGGCGGACGGCCCGCTCATCGTCCACGACTTCGAACGCCTGGACCGCAGCCCGTACCGGATCATCCTGTCCTGCTGCGACACCGCCCGGTTCGCGTCCGTCGGCGCCGACGAGCTGCTCGGCCTGGTCACCGCGCTGCTGCCGCTGGGTACGGCCGGCGTGGTGGCGTGCAGCGCGCCCGTCAACGACGCGGCGGTGGTGCCGCTGATGCTCGCGCTGCACAAGGGGCTGAGCGCCGGTCTGTCGCTGGCGGAGGCGCTGCGCGACGCGCGGGCCGCGCTGCCGGGCGACGCGACGCACCAGGCGACGGGGTGGGCGTTCTCGGCGTTCGGGGCGGCCTGA
- a CDS encoding LuxR C-terminal-related transcriptional regulator, with product MTTLERGAKTLELPWPFTGRDDELELVRRSVTSARHGIVVTGPAGSGKTRLVTEAVRGSDCAKVAGTPETRRIPFAAFAHLLPENVSLHRAVQLLSGTRLLLVDDADLLDDASAGLVHQLAVHGRTRLLVVATDGAPVPGAISRLWTGELLPRLSLEPLPREETAQLLTAGAGGGLEPLTVDRLYRLCQGDLRLLRDLVGAVREGGLLTRVPETDEWAWRGPVPMTATVRERSAPVLDRGCPKERETLERLAFGEPLPPHLDDLDLRSLERLEADGLVHVDDHGTVRLAHPLHGPVLRAAAGRLRAKRLARTPDSCTAALEAEAAALTRGIDSADVRTIPAPVGEWLVAEGAPVPAGYAAVRARFSRLRGELREAAAWAREGLRSAPGDRSCRAELAQAAAQSGELSQEGLGDATAAWQAAARGDLDGAVETIDPYDAVRLGAPEQALGRLTGVFAAHADALARGDGPDLDRAAVRLEQRGFLLFAAEAHAQAVRAHRDPRAARTSRTRAVALARRCQGARTPALSGLVLGELTARQRQIVTLAAAGLSNRQIAEKLTLSVRTVGNHLYSAYVRLGASDRGALPWLVALPQAQSA from the coding sequence GTGACGACTTTGGAACGGGGCGCGAAGACCCTGGAGCTGCCCTGGCCCTTCACCGGCCGGGACGACGAACTGGAACTGGTCCGCCGGTCCGTGACCTCCGCACGCCACGGCATCGTGGTGACGGGCCCGGCCGGCAGCGGCAAGACCCGCCTCGTGACGGAGGCCGTCCGCGGGTCCGACTGCGCCAAGGTGGCCGGGACGCCCGAGACCCGCCGGATCCCCTTCGCCGCGTTCGCCCACCTCCTTCCCGAGAACGTCTCGCTGCACCGCGCGGTCCAGCTGCTGTCCGGCACCCGGCTGTTGCTGGTCGACGACGCCGACCTGCTCGACGACGCCTCGGCCGGCCTGGTCCACCAGCTCGCCGTGCACGGACGCACCCGCCTGCTGGTCGTGGCCACGGACGGCGCCCCCGTGCCCGGCGCCATCTCCCGGCTGTGGACCGGGGAGCTGCTGCCGCGCCTCTCCCTGGAGCCGCTGCCCCGGGAGGAGACGGCCCAGCTGCTGACGGCGGGTGCCGGTGGCGGCCTGGAGCCGCTCACCGTCGACCGGCTGTACCGCCTGTGCCAGGGGGACCTGCGGCTGTTGCGCGATCTGGTGGGCGCGGTGCGCGAGGGCGGGCTGCTCACCCGGGTTCCGGAGACGGACGAGTGGGCGTGGCGCGGCCCGGTGCCGATGACCGCGACCGTACGCGAGCGGAGCGCGCCCGTCCTCGACCGCGGCTGCCCAAAGGAGCGCGAGACCCTCGAACGGCTGGCCTTCGGCGAACCCCTGCCGCCGCACCTGGACGACCTCGACCTGCGGAGCCTCGAACGCCTGGAGGCCGACGGCCTGGTCCACGTCGACGACCACGGCACCGTCCGCCTCGCCCACCCGCTGCACGGCCCGGTGCTGCGGGCCGCCGCCGGACGGCTGCGGGCCAAACGACTGGCCCGCACACCGGACAGCTGCACAGCCGCCCTGGAGGCGGAGGCGGCCGCGCTCACACGAGGGATCGACAGTGCCGACGTACGGACGATTCCCGCGCCCGTGGGGGAGTGGCTGGTGGCGGAGGGCGCACCGGTGCCGGCCGGCTACGCGGCCGTACGAGCGCGGTTCTCGCGGCTGCGGGGGGAGCTGCGGGAGGCGGCCGCCTGGGCGAGGGAGGGGCTGCGGAGCGCGCCCGGCGACCGGTCCTGCCGCGCCGAACTCGCCCAGGCGGCCGCCCAGTCGGGCGAACTCTCCCAGGAGGGCCTAGGGGATGCGACGGCGGCCTGGCAGGCGGCCGCCCGCGGTGACCTCGACGGAGCCGTGGAGACGATCGATCCCTACGATGCCGTCCGCCTCGGCGCACCCGAGCAGGCCCTCGGCCGTCTGACCGGCGTCTTCGCCGCCCACGCCGACGCCCTCGCCCGCGGCGACGGACCCGACCTGGACCGGGCGGCCGTACGGCTGGAGCAGCGCGGCTTCCTGCTCTTCGCGGCCGAGGCGCACGCCCAGGCCGTACGGGCGCACCGCGACCCGCGCGCCGCCCGCACCTCGCGCACCCGCGCCGTCGCGCTCGCCCGGCGCTGCCAGGGCGCCCGCACTCCGGCGCTGTCCGGGCTGGTCCTGGGCGAACTGACCGCCCGGCAGCGGCAGATCGTCACCCTCGCGGCGGCCGGCCTCAGCAACCGGCAGATCGCGGAGAAGCTCACCCTGTCGGTCCGTACCGTCGGCAACCACCTCTACAGCGCCTACGTCCGGCTCGGCGCGAGTGACCGCGGCGCCCTGCCGTGGCTGGTGGCACTGCCGCAAGCGCAGTCGGCCTGA